Proteins from a genomic interval of Coffea eugenioides isolate CCC68of unplaced genomic scaffold, Ceug_1.0 ScVebR1_1823;HRSCAF=2748, whole genome shotgun sequence:
- the LOC113755894 gene encoding zinc finger BED domain-containing protein RICESLEEPER 2-like: protein MSTTDDGESNPSRNELEQEGSSEPLLPSPTTQSCEESGLVKKREEYKKRSKAWDHFHVKHVNGVRHAICKYCEKDIAADPKSHGTTPLNTHVAKCPLNPKNKHTGQATLYLGETETLKGEVKGALIKGRGFQYMMRTACLSFKIPSRWTISRDCYQLYLDEKIKLKHLLKNNSSRICLTTDSWTSIQRINYMCLTAHFIDNDWKLNKKILNFCPIASHKGTEVGKAIEKCLLEWGVDDILTVTVDNASSNDVAVSYLREKLQNWGKAVLGGKWTHVRCVAHIVNLIVNDSIKKLGDSVDCIRAAVRYVRQSPSRLKKFKECVEIEKIECKRLLCLDVSTRWNSTYLMLDTAQRFERAFERFKEQDPYMLQELENLPTKSDWTKARFL from the exons ATGTCTACTACTGATGATGGTGAGAGTAATCCAAGTCGCAATGAGCTGGAACAAGAAGGATCATCTGAACCTCTTCTTCCTAGTCCTACAACACAAAGTTGTGAAGAATCTGGTCTTGTCAAGAAAAGAGAAGAGTACAAGAAGAGGTCCAAAGCTTGGGATCATTTTCATGTAAAGCATGTGAATGGAGTTCGTCATGCAATTTGCAAATACTGTGAGAAGGACATAGCTGCAGATCCCAAAAGTCATGGTACGACTCCCCTTAATACTCATGTAGCTAAATGTCCTCTAAATCCTAAAAATAAGCACACTGGCCAGGCTACTTTGTATTTGGGTGAAACTGAAACATTAAAGGGAGAGGTTAAAGGGGCACTCATAA AGGGTAGAGGTTTTCAATACATGATGCGGACTGCTTGTCTATCATTTAAAATTCCTTCGAGGTGGACTATTTCTAGAGATTGCTATCAGCTGTATTTAGATGAAAAAATTAAGTTGAAACATCTTTTGAAGAATAACAGTAGCAGAATTTGTCTAACCACAGATTCTTGGACATCCATTCAAAGGATAAACTATATGTGCCTTACTGCCCATTTCATAGATAATGATTGGAAACTGAACAAAAAGATCCTAAATTTCTGTCCTATTGCTAGTCACAAGGGAACTGAAGTTGGTAAGGCCATAGAAAAGTGTCTACTAGAATGGGGAGTTGATGATATCCTAACTGTTACAGTTGACAATGCAAGTTCCAATGATGTAGCTGTCAGCTATTTACGAGAAAAACTTCAAAATTGGGGGAAAGCTGTGTTAGGGGGGAAATGGACTCATGTGAGGTGTGTAGCTCACATAGTGAATCTAATTGTCAATGATAGCATCAAAAAACTTGGGGATTCAGTTGATTGTATCAGGGCAGCAGTTAGATATGTTAGACAGTCACCTTCTAGATTGAAAAAATTCAAGGAGTGtgttgaaattgaaaaaattgaatgCAAAAGATTGCTCTGTTTAGATGTCTCTACTAGGTGGAATTCTACATATCTAATGCTAGACACAGCTCAAAGGTTTGAACGGGCTTTTGAGAGGTTCAAGGAGCAGGATCCTTACATGCTTCAAGAGTTAGAAAATCTGCCAACAAAATCTGATTGGACAAAAGCTAGATTCttg